Proteins from a genomic interval of Yarrowia lipolytica chromosome 1E, complete sequence:
- a CDS encoding uncharacterized protein (Compare to YALI0E19338g, similar to uniprot|Q12691 Saccharomyces cerevisiae YDR038c ENA5 P-type ATPase involved in Na+ efflux) produces the protein MTDNISQSPPTAFHTLDVPQVLSHFACDEEQGLSSSQVATQRQQHGPNALDTGDAVSLLQVIIGQSCNAMIMVMIIAMCVAFGIRDWISAGVIAGVVAINIVVGVIQQYNAEKTLDSLKNLSSPSANVIRDGKELVVESEEVVPGDIVTVKVGDTIPADFRLISGVNFETDEALLTGESLPVVKDPATLDDPVCPVGDRVNMAFSSSVVSKGRAKGIVTSTGMNTEIGTIAKSLQGEKTSFRKPKDDSFGAKMSAFFGTCGDYIQTFLGTNTGTPLQIRLAKLAVLIFVIAVVMAIVVMAAQKFDVTREVAIYAVAVAVSMIPASLVVVLTITMAVGTKIMVKRNVIVRKLDSLEALGAVNDICSDKTGTLTQGKMVARKCWVPSLGTLSVQNITHPYNPTEGSVELRRVDPVADARMTVKANKKIDQDLSLSPCVSRYSNKSVSIKAINVNESEDSSSDEDPEIISHTHVPASLAPWLYTATLANIAEVKKDETDGWTASGDPTEIAIQVFTSRLGFGRDTIGYTHIAEHPFDSTIKRMSAVYTDGEKGQSTVYTKGAVERVLECCSTWINASGTTEDFTPEVDQMIQQQMDAFAKQGLRVLAFATRPVDLETEDAKDRVKMEQGLTFLGLVGIYDPPRVESAGAVAQCHRAGINVHMLTGDHPGTARAIAEEVGILPRDIADYPESVVSAMVMTAMQFDALTDEQIDALPVLPLVIARCSPTTKVRMIDALHRRQRFTAMTGDGVNDSPSLAKADVGIAMGIAGSDVAKDASDIVLSDDNFASILNAVEEGRRMADNIQKFVLHLLAANVAFCVFEMVGLVFMDSDDFSTFPISPIEILWCLMVTSALPAMGLGLEEGAPDLMELPPRDPKKGVFSYELLMDMMVYGLIMAGLCLGSFAIVVYGDGGGELGYLCNKEYSESCHYVFRGRSVAFAEITWFMLFLAWEVVDMRRSVFIKPPKQAFNDLWRNQLLFWSVIGGFFTVFPCIYIPVINDKVFLHKGISWEWGICFAALAIFLVLVELWKFGKRVYFRRQDAGAAKDDVFDAWADMEK, from the coding sequence ATGACTGATAACATTTCTCAATCCCCCCCAACTGCCTTCCATACTCTGGACGTGCCGCAGGTGCTGAGCCACTTTGCCTGTGATGAGGAGCAGGGTCTTTCGTCGTCGCAGGTGGCCACTCAGCGCCAGCAGCATGGTCCCAATGCGCTGGACACCGGAGACGCCGTGTCGCTGCTCCAGGTGATCATTGGCCAGTCCTGCAACGCCATGATCATGGTCATGATCATTGCAATGTGCGTGGCGTTTGGAATTCGAGACTGGATTTCCGCCGGCGTCATTGCCGGTGTGGTCGCCATCAACATTGTGGTGGGCGTGATCCAGCAGTACAACGCCGAAAAGACTCTTGACTCGCTCAAAAACCTCTCGTCGCCCTCCGCCAACGTGATTCGAGATGGCAAGGAGCTCGTGGTCGAGTCCGAAGAGGTTGTGCCTGGAGACATTGTGACCGTCAAGGTCGGAGATACCATTCCCGCTGATTTCCGACTCATTTCCGGCGTCAACTTTGAGACCGACGAGGCGCTGCTCACTGGAGAGTCGCTGCCCGTTGTCAAGGACCCCGCCACTCTCGACGACCCCGTTTGTCCCGTTGGAGACCGAGTCAACATGGCCTTTTCTTCCTCTGTTGTCTCCAAGGGCCGAGCCAAGGGTATTGTCACCTCCACCGGTATGAACACAGAGATTGGAACCATTGCCAAATCCTTGCAGGGCGAGAAGACCAGCTTCCGAAAGCCCAAGGACGACTCCTTTGGAGCCAAAATGTCCGCCTTCTTTGGCACGTGCGGAGACTACATCCAGACCTTCCTGGGTACCAACACCGGTACGCCTCTGCAGATCAGACTGGCCAAGCTCGCCGTGCTCATTTTCGTTATTGCCGTCGTCATGGCCATTGTCGTCATGGCTGCTCAGAAGTTTGATGTGACACGAGAGGTCGCCATCTACGCCGTTGCTGTCGCTGTGTCCATGATTCCCGCATCCCTTGTTGTCGTGCtcaccatcaccatggCCGTGGGCACCAAGATTATGGTCAAGCGAAACGTCATTGTGCGAAAACTCGACTCGCTCGAGGCTCTCGGTGCCGTCAACGACATTTGCTCCGACAAGACCGGCACCCTGACCCAAGGAAAGATGGTGGCCCGAAAGTGCTGGGTGCCCTCGCTCGGTACTTTGTCTGTGCAGAACATTACTCATCCCTACAACCCCACCGAGGGCTCGGTGGAGCTGCGACGAGTGGACCCTGTTGCCGACGCTCGAATGAccgtcaaggccaacaagaagattgacCAGGacctgtctctgtctcccTGTGTGTCACGGTACTCCAACAAGTCCGTGTCCATCAAGGCCATCAACGTGAACGAGAGCGAGGACTCTTCCTCAGATGAGGACCCGGAGATCATCTCCCACACCCACGTTCCTGCTTCTCTGGCCCCCTGGTTGTACACTGCCACCCTGGCCAACATTGctgaggtcaagaaggacgagactGATGGTTGGACCGCGTCTGGAGACCCTACTGAGATTGCCATCCAGGTTTTCACTTCCCGACTGGGCTTTGGACGAGATACAATTGGATATACCCACATTGCCGAGCACCCCTTTGACTCGACCATCAAGCGAATGTCTGCCGTCTACACTGACGGGGAGAAGGGCCAGTCCACTGTCTACACCAAGGGCGCTGTTGAGCGTGTTCTCGAGTGCTGCTCCACCTGGATCAACGCCAGTGGAACCACTGAGGATTTCACCCCCGAAGTTGACCAGATGattcagcagcagatggacGCCTTTGCCAAGCAGGGTCTCCGAGTGCTTGCGTTTGCTACCAGACCTGTTGACCTCGAGACtgaggacgccaaggaccGAGTCAAGATGGAGCAGGGTCTCACCTTCCTGGGTCTCGTTGGAATCTATGATCCTCCCCGTGTTGAGTCTGCTGGTGCCGTGGCCCAATGCCATCGGGCCGGAATCAATGTCCACATGCTTACTGGAGATCACCCTGGAACCGCACGAGccattgccgaggaggttggaaTCCTACCTCGAGATATCGCCGACTACCCCGAGTCCGTGGTTTCCGCCATGGTTATGACCGCCATGCAGTTTGACGCCCTGACCGACGAGCAGATCGACGCTCTCCCTGTTCTTCCCCTTGTTATTGCCCGATGTtctcccaccaccaaggtccGAATGATTGACGCTCTTCACAGACGACAACGGTTCACTGCCATGACTGGAGATGGTGTCAACGACTCTCCCTCGCTCGCCAAGGCCGATGTTGGTATCGCCATGGGTATCGCTGGTTCCGACGTTGCCAAGGACGCCTCTGATATTGTTCTGTCAGACGACAACTTTGCCTCTATTCTCAACGCCGTGGAAGAGGGACGACGAATGGCCGACAACATCCAGAAGTTTGTGCTGCATCTGCTTGCTGCCAACGTGGCCTTTTGCGTGTTTGAAATGGTCGGTCTTGTGTTCATGGACTCGGAcgacttctccaccttcccCATCTCGCCCATTGAAATCCTCTGGTGTCTCATGGTCACCTCTGCCCTACCCGCCATGGGTCTGGGTCTCGAGGAAGGTGCTCCCGATCTCATGGAACTGCccccacgtgaccccaagaagggtGTCTTCTCCTACGAGCTGCTCATGGACATGATGGTCTACGGCCTCATCATGGCCGGTCTGTGTCTGGGTTCCTTCGCCATTGTGGTCtatggagatggaggaggagagctAGGCTACCTGTGTAACAAGGAGTACTCCGAGTCGTGTCACTATGTGTTCCGAGGCCGGTCCGTTGCCTTTGCCGAAATCACCTGGTTCATGCTCTTCCTGGCGTGGGAGGTGGTCGACATGCGACGGTCCGTCTTCATCAAGCCCCCCAAGCAGGCCTTCAACGACCTATGGCGCAACCAGCTGCTCTTCTGGTCTGTCATCGGCGGCTTCTTCACCGTCTTCCCCTGCATTTACATCCCTGtcatcaacgacaaggTGTTCCTCCACAAGGGCATTTCCTGGGAGTGGGGCATCTGCTTTGCCGCGCTGGCCATCTTCCTGGTGCTGGTTGAGCTGTGGAAGTTTGGTAAGCGAGTCTACTTCCGACGCCAGGACGCTGGAgccgccaaggacgacgTTTTTGACGCCTGGGCCGACATGGAGAAGTAA
- a CDS encoding uncharacterized protein (Compare to YALI0E19360g, highly similar to uniprot|P09733 Saccharomyces cerevisiae YML085c TUB1 alpha-1 tubulin or uniprot|P09734 Saccharomyces cerevisiae YML124c TUB3 alpha-3 tubulin), with protein sequence MREVISINVGQAGCQIGNSCWELYCLEHGIQPDGYLDPDRKTGSREEGFSTFFSETGSGKYVPRTIYVDLEPNVVDEVRTGKYKNLFHPEQLITGKEDAANNYARGHYTVGKELIDQVMDRVRRVADNCNGLQGFLFTHSFGGGTGSGFGALLLERLSVDFPKKSKLEFAVYPAPQVSTSVVEPYNSVLTTHTTLEHSDCTFMVDNEAIYDMCRRNLDISRPSFENLNRMIAQVVSSVTASLRFDGSLNVDLNEFQTNLVPYPRIHFPLVTYAPVISKSRANHESNSVNEITNACFEPSHQMVKCDLREGKYMANCLLYRGDVVNKDVQAAVASIKAKKSIQLVDWCPTGFKIGICYQPPQYVPEGDMAKVDRAVCMLSNTTAIAEAWKRLDAKFDLMYSKRAFVHWYVSEGMEEGEFSEAREDLAALERDYEEVGADSAYDDDLEAEY encoded by the exons ATGAGAGAAGTCATCAGCATTAATG TCGGTCAAGCCGGTTGCCAGATTGGTAACTCGTGCTGGGAACTTTACTGCCTGGAACACGGTATCCAGCCCGATGGATACCTCGACCCCGACCGAAAGACGGGATCCCGGGAGGAGGGAttctccaccttcttctccgagaCTGGCTCCGGCAAGTACGTGCCCCGAACCATCTACGTCGATCTCGAGCCCAATGTGGTCGATGAGGTGCGAACCGGAaagtacaagaacctgTTCCACCCCGAGCAACTCATCACTGGCAAGGAGGACGCCGCTAACAACTACGCCCGAGGTCACTACACCGTTGGAAAGGAGCTGATCGACCAGGTCATGGACCGAGTCCGACGAGTCGCCGACAACTGTAACGGTCTCCAGGGCTTCCTCTTCACCCACTCTTTCGGTGGAGGAACCGGTTCCGGTTTCGGAgctctgctgcttgagCGACTCTCGGTCGACTTCCCCAAGAAGTCCAAGCTCGAGTTTGCCGTCTACCCTGCCCCCCAAGTCTCCACCTCCGTTGTCGAACCTTACAACTCCGTCCTCACAACCCACACCACCCTGGAGCACTCTGACTGTACCTTCATGGTTGACAACGAGGCCATCTACGACATGTGCCGACGAAACCTCGATATTTCGCGACCCTCCTTCGAGAACCTCAACAGAATGATCGCCCAGGTTGTTTCCTCCGTCACCGCCTCTCTGCGATTCGACGGTTCTCTCAACGTCGACCTTAACGAGTTCCAGACCAACCTGGTTCCTTACCCCCGAATCCATTTCCCCCTGGTCACCTACGCCCCCGTCATCTCCAAGTCGCGAGCCAACCACGAGTCCAACTCCGTCAACGAGATCACCAACGCCTGCTTCGAGCCCAGCCACCAAATGGTCAAGTGCGACCTCCGAGAGGGTAAGTACATGGCCAACTGTCTGCTGTACCGAGGAGACGTGGTCAACAAGGATGTACAGGCTGCCGTTGCCTCtatcaaggccaagaagtcCATTCAGCTGGTCGACTGGTGTCCTACCGGTTTCAAGATTGGTATCTGCTACCAGCCTCCTCAGTACGTTCCTGAGGGCGACATGGCCAAGGTTGACCGAGCCGTGTGTATGCTGAGTAACACTACTGCTATTGCCGAGGCCTGGAAGCGACTTGATGCCAAGTTCGACCTCATGTACTCCAAGCGAGCCTTTGTTCACTGGTACGTCTCTGAGGGtatggaggagggagagtTCAGCGAGGCTCGAGAGGACCTGGCTGCTCTCGAGCGAGACTATGAGGAGGTTGGCGCCGATTCCGCCTACGACGATGACCTTGAGGCTGAGTACTAA
- a CDS encoding uncharacterized protein (Compare to YALI0E19382g, weakly similar to uniprot|P46678 Saccharomyces cerevisiae YNL039w Transcription factor TFC5 TFIIIB, similar to Saccharomyces cerevisiae BDP1 (YNL039W); ancestral locus Anc_2.282), whose translation MSSVVKKGTKRFVPKVQPRSGRRRLSSVTQKPSAAATKQLKEAASKLVSNEEAIAEEEVTLPATPQASQNVPATEETSESSQPALRLHPRPRARISATLAERPALASRLETQREVSGLASPPSSQVTEESTTVVRSSGFAVVNKTITEGTTTTTTTVTSVRSPTLTRSGKRNAEEISGSSSLRSTQRGEDEEAVASSSGTMDGVTTDVLVLRDNAAEEEGSSAPITHISVAGRARKGPSGPLLPPRRLPDSANKMFDAETLYLVSGRSKPSIFIDNPEEWTLDPETVTMAQLCSDVRMGKSCAENDQAVRHKAALERRRDNYRRAKKWVEESREGAPNLRCNLDMEGNELPVPTLEEALAYNPNYVRPNEGVRDDGFEYIKAEGIPLDMAALFDENDEEQEKKKGAKPKSELRAKQDMAVKALDSAPNRRNKPELKIKGGKFVVDQSSTVVDRHEHVEAGRDQREVEEIVKDFSRPTTSVTHRRNEKAARWSAEETTRFFIKLSEWGSDFNLISQFFPGRTRRQIKNKFKLEERNNPTKIHLALARKLDISIDQYKTKEGSSVLDTAKEVERKLEMIRTEHAERMKREEAAKAAAKKADRAQALEKEKQIVSGHDKKLTRGQRAKRLRNNEEVIGELPVKPERR comes from the coding sequence ATGTCTTCTGTCGTGAAAAAGGGCACCAAGCGGTTTGTTCCCAAGGTCCAACCGCGGTCTGGCCGTCGAAGGCTGTCGTCTGTGACTCAAAAGCCCAGCGCAGCGGCcaccaagcagctcaaagAGGCCGCGTCCAAACTAGTATCCAATGAAGAGGCTATtgctgaagaggaggtgaCTCTTCCTGCCACTCCCCAGGCGTCGCAGAACGTCCCTGCCACCGAAGAGACCTCCGAGTCGTCTCAGCCTGCTCTCAGACTGCACCCGCGACCTCGAGCGCGAATCTCAGCCACCCTGGCGGAACGACCTGCCCTGGCCTCTCGTCTAGAGACACAAAGGGAGGTGAGTGGCCTGGCGTCTCCTCCCTCGTCCCAGGTGACCGAGGAGTCCACCACTGTTGTTCGGTCGTCCGGGTTTGCGGTTGTTAATAAGACGATTACCGAGggcaccaccaccacgacAACCACCGTCACGAGTGTTAGGTCCCCCACTCTCACACGAAGTGGCAAACGAAATGCAGAGGAGATTTCTGGGTCCAGTTCGCTACGATCGACCCagcgaggagaagacgaggaggccgtGGCTAGCAGTAGTGGAACTATGGACGGAGTCACCACAGATGTGTTGGTGCTGAGAGATAACGCCgccgaagaagaagggtcGTCTGCGCCCATCACACACATTTCTGTGGCTGGACGAGCACGCAAGGGTCCCTCGGGTCCTCTCCTTCCACCTCGAAGACTTCCCGATAGCGCCAACAAAATGTTTGATGCCGAAACATTGTATCTTGTTTCTGGCCGAAGCAAGCCATCCATCTTTATCGACAACCCCGAAGAGTGGACTTTGGACCCCGAAACGGTCACCATGGCCCAGTTGTGTTCCGATGTGCGGATGGGCAAGAGTTGTGCGGAGAATGACCAGGCGGTCAGGCATAAGGCAGCTCTGGAACGTCGACGGGACAACTACCGACGTGCCAAAAAGTGGGTTGAGGAGAGCCGCGAGGGAGCGCCCAACTTGCGGTGTAATCTGGATATGGAGGGTAACGAACTACCTGTTCCAACTCTGGAAGAAGCCCTGGCTTACAATCCCAACTACGTGCGACCCAACGAGGGAGTTCGAGACGACGGCTTTGAATACATCAAGGCCGAGGGTATTCCTCTTGATATGGCCGCTTTGTTTGACGAGAATgacgaggagcaggagaaaaagaaggggGCCAAGCCCAAGAGCGAGTTGCGTGCCAAACAGGACATGGCTGTGAAGGCGTTGGACAGTGCGCCAAACCGAAGAAACAAACCCGAGCTGAAGATCAAGGGCGGAAAGTTTGTGGTGGACCAGTCTTCCACTGTTGTTGATCGTCATGAACATGTAGAAGCAGGACGTGATCAGAGAGAGGTTGAAGAGATTGTCAAGGACTTCTCCAGGCCCACTACTTCCGTCACTCACAGGCGAAACGAAAAGGCCGCCCGATGGTCCGCAGAGGAGACTACGCGCTTCTTCATCAAGCTCAGTGAATGGGGCTCCGATTTCAACCTCATTTCGCAATTCTTTCCCGGTCGGACTCGACGCCAGATCAAAAACAAGttcaagctggaggaacGCAACAACCCGACCAAGATCCACCTCGCTCTGGCTCGAAAACTGGACATTTCCATCGATCAAtacaagaccaaggagggcTCGTCAGTGCTCGACACagccaaggaggttgaACGCAAGCTGGAGATGATCCGAACGGAGCACGCCGAGCGAATGAAGCGAGAAGAGGCCGCAAAGGCTGCCGCTAAGAAGGCCGACCGAGCCCAGGctctcgagaaggagaaacaGATTGTGTCTGGTCATGACAAGAAGCTTACTCGAGGTCAGCGAGCCAAGAGACTACGGAATAATGAGGAGGTCATTGGCGAGCTCCCCGTCAAGCCGGAGAGGAGGTAG
- a CDS encoding uncharacterized protein (Compare to YALI0E19404g, similar to DEHA0C18216g Debaryomyces hansenii, similar to Saccharomyces cerevisiae YNL035C; ancestral locus Anc_2.283), producing the protein MNVSAAKELQLSGKEYVLAIVPVPARKAVAAALSDNSIHLVSLDLSHSTKIVDKSHERIVGMKNFDESTVMTWGNDGVKLWDLREQNSDSNKPLLWMKQGTLGPIVSCDFRDNIVVGGSELVGTDAGICLWDVTKPKADGMPFIEFPDVHNDDVTELRFHPTRENIVVSGSTDGLVNVYDIKETDQDEVVKQVFNHDSSIHFAGFTSANRVYVISHMETLSIYEMDFEKDDYVSREPLEFGDVRQKFGCEYVADIVPGYVISGSNNADTYAPGQVQLLPFRNETVTHENEAAGVVTLNEAHGTEVVRTVYLDAANDAVYTGGEDGYIRLWNVPDLQLGFGDFMTNEDTEMGGSDEGWQEVTPKKDKKDKKDMEDKKDKKDKKDKKEDKDKKEKREKREKKEKRKKEKEEADKKDKKKKEKKDKKDKKDKKEERFAPY; encoded by the coding sequence ATGAACGTATCAGCTGCCAAGGAACTTCAGCTGTCCGGCAAGGAGTACGTGCTTGCGATTGTGCCTGTTCCTGCTCGCAAGGCAGTTGCTGCAGCTCTGTCTGATAACTCCATCCATCTGGTTTCTCTGGATCTCTCTCACAGCaccaagattgtcgacaagAGCCATGAACGGATTGTGGGTATGAAGAACTTTGACGAGAGCACAGTCATGACATGGGGCAACGACGGCGTGAAGCTGTGGGATCTGCGGGAGCAGAATTCGGATTCCAACAAGCCGCTGCTGTGGATGAAACAGGGCACTCTGGGGCCTATTGTGAGCTGCGATTTCCGCGACAACATTGTAGTTGGAGGGTCTGAGCTGGTGGGAACCGATGCCGGCATCTGTTTGTGGGACGTGACCAAGCCCAAGGCTGATGGAATGCCCTTCATCGAGTTTCCCGACGTGCACAATGACGATGTCACCGAGTTGAGGTTCCATCCTACCAGAGAAAACATTGTCGTGTCTGGCAGCACGGACGGGCTGGTGAATGTTTACGACATCAAGGAGACGGACCAGGATGAGGTGGTCAAGCAGGTGTTCAACCACGACTCTTCTATCCATTTTGCTGGGTTCACTTCTGCCAACAGAGTCTATGTTATTTCACATATGGAGACCCTCAGCATCTACGAGATGGACTTTGAGAAGGATGACTACGTTTCCCGAGAGCCTCTCGAGTTTGGAGATGTGCGCCAGAAGTTTGGATGCGAGTATGTTGCCGACATTGTGCCTGGATATGTCATTTCCGGCAGCAACAATGCTGATACCTATGCGCCTGGCCAGGTTCAACTGCTGCCGTTCCGAAACGAGACTGTCACGCACGAGAACGAGGCCGCTGGGGTCGTGACTCTCAACGAGGCCCATGGGACTGAGGTGGTGCGAACGGTGTACCTGGATGCTGCCAATGATGCCGTTTAcactggaggagaagatggataCATTCGGCTGTGGAACGTGCCCGATCTGCAGCTTGGGTTCGGCGATTTCATGACCAACGAAGACACCGAGATGGGTGGTAGTGATGAAGGATGGCAGGAGGTgacccccaagaaggacaagaaggacaagaaggacatggaggacaagaaggacaagaaggacaagaaggacaagaaggaagataaagacaagaaggagaagcgagaGAAGcgcgagaagaaggagaagcgaaagaaggagaaggaagaggccGACAAAAAGGAtaagaaaaagaaggaaaagaaggacaagaaagacaagaaagacaagaaggaggaacGGTTTGCTCCCTATTAG
- a CDS encoding uncharacterized protein (Compare to YALI0E19426g, weakly similar to uniprot|Q96UH1 Cryptococcus neoformans CIG Cytokine inducing-glycoprotein), whose product MLLTSISALALASLTAAQGHGEQFAQSMGPVAFLWPQDRPWADDDDNTGPCGAGASAAIHNRTNFPLTGGHIALVAKDEAWGIRVRISYQNNPTSEDDFEDIFTGNISAEADKGHACYQFPDIPNNVREGQNGTIQLEYNAIDGTQNISHFVCADVYFVERNQFQNTGFSAMCFNTTEGEIAPDSTPTTQEVADGKISDAPSGSGARSSSAATSAAATSESKNAGSAVKAVLGGAIGAAGIALALI is encoded by the coding sequence ATGCTTctcacctccatctccgcTCTTGCTCTTGCTTCTCTCACCGCCGCCCAGGGCCACGGTGAGCAGTTTGCCCAGTCCATGGGCCCCGTCGCCTTCCTGTGGCCTCAGGACCGACCCTGGGccgacgatgatgacaaCACTGGACCCTGCGGTGCCGGCGCCTCTGCTGCCATCCACAACCGAACCAACTTCCCTCTGACCGGCGGCCACATTGCTCTGgttgccaaggacgaggccTGGGGCATCCGAGTGCGAATCTCGTACCAGAACAACCCCACTTCTGAGGACGACTTCGAGGACATTTTCACCGGAAACATTTCCGCCGAGGCTGACAAGGGCCACGCCTGCTACCAGTTCCCCGACATTCCCAACAACGTCCGGGAGGGCCAGAACGGAACCATCCAGCTGGAGTACAACGCCATTGACGGTACCCAGAACATCTCCCACTTTGTCTGTGCCGATGTTTACTTTGTCGAGCGAAACCAGTTCCAGAACACCGGCTTCTCCGCCATGTGCTTCAACACCACCGAGGGTGAGATTGCTCCCGACTccacccccaccacccAGGAGGTTGCTGACGGCAAGATCTCCGATGCTCCTTCCGGCTCCGGCGCTCGATCTTCTTCCGCCGCCACCTCTGCTGCCGCCACTTCTGAGTCCAAGAACGCCGGCTCTGCCGTCAAGGCCGTTCTCGGAGGCGCCattggtgctgctggtatCGCTCTTGCTCTCATCTAA
- a CDS encoding uncharacterized protein (Compare to YALI0E19448g, weakly similar to uniprot|P40553 Saccharomyces cerevisiae YIL010W Disrupter of telomere silencing protein 5, similar to Saccharomyces cerevisiae DOT5 (YIL010W); ancestral locus Anc_7.126), with product MARRSARLAGEKAPAPQELPSKRAKKQKVNGSDKKDIEESKTEESKTEESKTEEDEAKTNESKPEEVPTELQIGDALPEKLTLLDQDSNPIDLSALVAKEPIVVIFAYPKASTPGCTRQVCGFRDKYDDFKKVDATVFGLSADSTAAQKKFQTKQNAPYELLSDPKHELIGILGATKTPGKVPKGVIRSHWIFKNGKLAVKEVKIGPEASYTQALEEVQKE from the coding sequence ATGGCCCGAAGATCTGCCCGATTGGCCGGAGAAAAGGCCCCTGCTCCCCAGGAGCTGCCCTCCAAGCGCGCCAAAAAGCAAAAGGTGAATGGAAGTGACAAGAAAGATATCGAGGAGtccaagaccgaggagtccaagaccgaggagtccaagactgaggaggatgaggcTAAGACCAACGAGTCCAAGCCTGAGGAAGTCCCCACTGAACTCCAAATCGGAGACGCCCTGCCGGAGAAACTCACACTGCTGGACCAGGACAGCAATCCCATCGATCTGAGCGCGCTCGTGGCCAAGGAACccatcgtcgtcatcttcgCCTACCCCAAGGCGTCCACTCCCGGATGCACCCGGCAGGTGTGTGGCTTCCGAGACAAATACGACGACTTCAAGAAGGTCGATGCCACCGTGTTTGGATTGTCGGCTGATTCCACCGCCGCCCAGAAAAAGTTCCAGACCAAGCAGAATGCGCCCTACGAGCTGCTGTCCGACCCCAAGCACGAACTGATTGGCATTCTGGGCGCCACCAAGACCCCCGGAAAGGTGCCCAAGGGCGTGATTCGCAGCCATTGGATTTTCAAGAACGGAAAGCTCGccgtcaaggaggtcaagatTGGCCCCGAGGCCAGTTATACCCAGGCGCTGGAAGAGGTTCAGAAGGAGTAG
- a CDS encoding uncharacterized protein (Compare to YALI0E19470g, similar to Saccharomyces cerevisiae NAS2 (YIL007C); ancestral locus Anc_7.130, weakly similar to uniprot|P40555 Saccharomyces cerevisiae YIL007c Probable 26S proteasome regulatory subunit p27 (Proteasome non-ATPase subunit 2) [NAS2]) has protein sequence MSQHIFELQNKRNSLRETVDALYDVLKSHNVNMTTPLTVDGFPRADIDVHQIRNTRHQIIRLENDIEAIQKELEEAVMGHWQNQKEQTKSNGDGTAVTTNGSVSAPTATPTATRSDHVVPFAVVGVVSDGSPASSVGLKINDKIVRLGNVEATTPRIPQALPLAVVEGNPVDVVVLREEETLTLTLLPAKWEGNGLIGAALRLL, from the exons ATGTCTCAGCACATTTTCGAGCTCCAGAACAAGCGTAACTCGCTGCGAGAGACGGTAGATGCGCTCTACGACGTGCTCAAGTCGCACAATGTCAACATGACCACTCCGCTGACCGTTGATGGCTTCCCGCGGGCGGATATCGACGTTCACCAGATCAGAAACACTCGCCACCAGATCATCCGGCTGGAAAACGACATTGAGGCCAttcagaaggagctggaggaagCTGTTATGGGCCATTGGCAGAaccagaaggagcagaCCAAGTCAAACGGTGATGGTACTGCTGTTACTACTAATGGCTCCGTTTCTGCACCTACCGCTACACCTACCGCCACGCGCAGCGACCACGTGGTCCCCTTTGCCGTCGTGGGCGTGGTGTCCGATGGCTCGCCTGCTTCTTCGGTGGGACTCAAAATCAACGACAAAATCGTACGACTGGGAAACGTGGAGGCTACTACTCCTCGTATCCCTCAAGCCTTGCCTCTCGCGGTTGTTGAAGGA AACCCCGTGGATGTGGTGGTTctccgagaagaagaaactCTCACCCTCACGCTGCTCCCAGCCAAGTGGGAAGGAAATGGGCTTATCGGGGCGGCATTGAGACTGCTGTAA